The Mycolicibacterium flavescens genomic interval GAGTACAGCGAACGGTTGGCAGCGCTAGCCCGATTCACCCTCCGGCACAAAGCGCTGGTCATCGGGGTATGGCTGGGCGCCGCGGTGGTTCTCGCGCTGCTGTTTCCCCAGCTGGAAACCGTGGTGCGCCAACAGTCGGTGGACCTCATTCCTCGCGATGCGCCGTCCTTGCAGACGGTTGACCGCATGAGCGCCGCGTTCGGCGAAGAAGGCTCGAAAACCATGGTGTTTGTCGCCATGGAAGACCCCAATGGCTTGACTCCGACTGCACGGCAGCGCTACGGCGAACTCGTGAGCCGGTTGCAGACCGAAGGCGACCACGTCCTGCTGGTGCAGGACCTACTGGCCGATCCGATTACCGAAGCCCAGGCGGTCAGCGTCGACCGCAAAGCCTGGTACCTGCCCGTCGGCGTCGCCGGCACCCTCGGAGACCCCACGGCCGCAGAATCCGTCAACGCGGTGCGCGACATCGCCGCGGAGGTGTTCACCGGCTCGACCACGACCGTGCAAGTGACGGGACCACCGGCGACCTTCAGCGACATGATCGCCTCGGCCGAGCACGACCTGCTGCTGATCTCAATCGCTACCGCGGGCGTGATCGCCCTGATCCTGCTGATCGTCTACCGGTCGGTGTTCACCGCGCTGTTACCGCTGCTGGTAATCGGGTTGAGCCTGGCGGTCGGGCGCGGCGTGCTGTCCGCCCTCGGCGAGATGGGCATGCCGGTCTCCCAGTTCACCGTCGCCTTCATGACGGCGATCCTGCTCGGCGCCGGAACCGACTACACCGTGTTCCTGATCAGCCGATACCACGAGCAGCGCCGCGCCCAAGTACCCGCCGATCAGGCCATCATCCACGCCACCGCCAGCATCGGGCGTGTCATCCTCGCCTCCGCCGCCACCGTCGCACTCGCGTTCCTGGCCATGGTCTTCGCGCGGCTCAGCGTCTTCGCCGCCCTAGGCCCCGCGTGCGCCATCGCCGTGCTGTTCGGATTTCTGGCCACCGTCACCCTGCTGCCACCCGTGCTGTCGCTAGCCGCCAAACGCGGCATCGGTGAACCCAAACCCGACCGCACCCGCCGCTACTGGAACAGCGTCGCCGTCGCCGTGGTCCGCCGTCCCGTGCCACTACTGATCGTCAGCCTGGTCATCCTGCTCGCCCTATCAGCAGCCGCTGCAACCATCAAAATCAGCTACGACGACCGCAAGGGACAACCAGACACCACGGCCAGCAACCAGGGCTACCACCTGCTGGACCGCCACTTCCGCAAAGACGTCGTCATCAGCGAATTCCTCGTCGTGGAAAACCCGACCGACATGCGGACCGGGAAAGGACTGGCCGACCTCGACGAGATGGCCTCCCGCGTCTCCCAGATCCCCGGCGTCACCAAAGTTTCCGGAGTCACCCGCCCCACCGGAGAGCGCCTCGACCAAGCAGAACTGGCCTGGCAGAACGGCCAGATCGGCGACAAAATGGCCGGCGCGGTCGCCGAGGGCAACTCACGCAAAGACGACCTCGCCAAACTCACCGGCGGCGCCGACCAGCTCGCCGACGGCCTCGCCCAACTCGACAGCACCGTGCGCACCGCCCTCACACCACTGGCCGGAATCCTCACCCAAGCCCAATCCGCAGGAACTCAGGTCAACCAATTCCGGCCACTGCTGCAACAGCTTTCCGCCACTGCCCCCGCCGTCGACCAAGCCATCCAATCCGGCCCAGGACTACGACCGCTGGCCAACCAAGCCCAAAACGCAATCACCCAGCTCGACCCACTCGTCGGCGCCCTCAACACCTCACCGTGGTGTGCCACCACCCCGCAATGCGCCCAAATCCGCGACCAGGTGAAGATCCTGGTCACTCTGCGCGACAGCGGATTCTTCACCCAGATCGCCGACCTCGGGGACCGCTACGATCCCGCCACCAATGCCACAGTCGGTGGCACCCTCGCCAACGTCGAGAACGCAGTCGCCTCGCTGGACAAGGCATTCGGAGCCCTCGGTGACCCCGCCGACCTGGCCACCAACCTCCGCCGATTGCAGGACGGAATCGGACAGCTGGCCTCCGGCGCCCAAGCACTCGCCACCGGCGTCCGCACCCTCGCCGACAGCAACATCGAAATGCTGTCCGGCATGAGCCAGATTGCCACCCAACTGCAAAACTCTTCACGCGCAGCGGCCGACTCCGACTCCTCGAGCGGTTTCTACCTGCCCGCCAACGCATTCGAGAACCGGCAATTCACCGACGTCGCCGAACAATTCCTCTCACCGGACGGCAAAACAGCGCGGTTCATGATCGAAAGCAGCCACGACCCATACAGCGTTGAGGCGATGGACCTCGCCAGCCGCATCACCGACACCGCCAACACCGCACGACCCAACACGTCACTCGCCGACGCCACCGTGTCCGTCGCCGGCTTCCCCGCCGTCAACTCCGATATCCAACGACTCCTATGGGCCGACTTCGCACAACTGGCCATCGCCACCATAATCATCGTCGGCGTCATCCTGGTCCTACTGCTGCGCGCACTCCTGGCACCCCTCTACCTACTAGGCACCGTCGTGCTGAACTACCTCGCCTCGCTCGGCATCGGCGTTGTGGTCTTCCAATGGGGACTGGGCCACGAAATCGCCTGGCCCGTACCGCTGCTGGCGTTCATCATCCTCGTCGCCGTCGGCGCCGACTACAACATGCTGCTCGTCTCACGGCTCCGCGAAGAATCCGGAACCAACATCCGCGTCGGCGTCCTGCGCACCGTGGCAAACACCGGAGCCGTCATCACCTCCGCTGGCCTGATATTCGCCGCCAGCATGTTCGGCCTCATGGTCGGCTCAGTCGCCATCATGATCCAAGCCGGCCTCATCATCGGCTTCGGGCTGCTGCTCGACACCTTCCTCGTGCGCACCCTCACCGTGCCCGCCATCGCCACACTCCTACGCGAAGCCAGCTGGTGGCCCACCAAAGCAACAAACCCGCGACGTGGTCAGACCAACGCAGGAGGCATGAAGGACGCACCTCACGTGCTGGTCCAGGAGAGGTGAGAAGCGAACAGAGCAATACCCGGCGCTACATGCCGACCAGCGTGAGGGCGTATTCACCCCGAATGAATACGACCCCTGCGCCAGTACCTCGAATCTAAGACTTTTCTAAGAACCCCCGGGATGGTCGTGGAATTTTCCGCAGGAAACTTCGTACTGTCCGGGCCATGCGGACCCCTGTGTGCGCGTCATGGTGATGACGCTGCACAAGCTGACCGCCGGGGACGGATACCTGTACCTGGTGCGGCAGGTCGCTGCCGCCGACAGCACCGAGCGGGGCCGCTCCACGCTGGCCGACTACTACTCGGCCAAAGGCGAATCGCCCGGTCGGTGGATGGGGCGCGGCCTGGCCGGCCTCTCTGATACCGGCCGCTGCGAAGTCACACCCGCAGTGCGCGAGGAGATTTGGACTGTTGACGAGGGATCCGGCGTCAGTGAGGCGCAGATGCGCGCCCTCTATGGGGAAGGTCTGCACCCCAACGCCGAGCGCATCGACAGCTACGTCGCCGGCCGAAGCATGGGCACTCAGCATGCGGCCAGCCGCCTTGGGCGCAAGTTTCTGGTCCGCGACGGCGAGCCGGAGTTCGCGCGCCGTTTGGCGGTGGCCTTCCGCGATCACAACGCCGAAACCGGCGCGCATTGGAACGCCACGATCGCCCCCGACATTCGCGCCCAGATCCGCACCCGCGTGGCCCTGGAGCTGTTCGGCGAGGAGTACGGCCGCCCGCCCGCTGATGACCGGGAACTGTCGGGGTTCATCGCGCGTAACACCCGTGCGCGCACGACCGCTGTCGCCGGATATGACCTGACGTTCTCACCGGTGAAATCCGTGTCCGCACTATGGGCCATCGCTCCGCTGCCGGTGGCTGAGCAGATTGAGGCCGCCCACGATGCAGCGGTCGCCGACGTGCTGGAGTGGCTGCAAGATCAAGCCACTTTCACCCGCACCGGCGCTGGCGGAGTCGCCCAGGTCGACACCGAAGGGCTCATCGCCGCAGCGTTCACCCACCGCGATTCTCGTGCCGGTGACCCCGACCTGCATACCCACGTCGCGATCTCGAACAAGGTGTCCCACATCGACGCCAACGGCGTGCGTCGATGGCTCGCCCTGGATGGCCAACCGCTGCACCGTGTGACCGTCGCAGCGTCGGAGTTGTACAACACCCGCCTGGAAGCGCACATGATCGCCACCCTGGGCGTGCCGTTCGTCGAACAGTCCCGCGGACGAGGGAAACGGCCGGTCCGAGAGATCGACGGAATGTCAGCAGAACTGATGTCCCGGTGGTCGAGCCGGCGGGCCGCAATCAAGGCGCGCACCGCCGAGCTGTCCAAGCAGTTTCAGGCCGATCACGGACGCGAACCGACCAACACCGAAATCATCGCGTTGGCCCAGCAGGCGACGCTCGAATCGCGCGAAGCAAAGCACGAACCGCGCTCGCTGGCCGAGCAGCGCGACGTGTGGCGCACGCAAGCCGTGGAGGTCCTTGGACGCGACGGGCTGCACAGCATGCTGGCCGGTGTCCTGGCCGGCCCCAACCGAACCCGCACCGCACCCGTCATCGACGAGGAATGGGTGGCGTCGCGTGCTGGCGAACTCGTCGCCACGGTGTCAGAAGCCCGCTCCACCTGGCAGCGGCACCACGTGCGCGCCGAGGCGCTGCGCATCGCTCGAAACCACGACGTGGCGCACGATGTCGCACTGATCGAACGGCTCACCGATACCGCGCTCGGTGAGGCCTTTTCGGTGCCCCACGCTCGCGTCACCGACGCCGAGTTGAGCGAGCCTGTCGCGCTGCGTCGCCGCGACGGTGCCAGCGTCTACTCCCGCCACGGTGTGGCGCTCTACACCAGTCGCGACACCCTCGCTGCCGAGCGGCGCATTCTGGACGCGGTGCAGCGCTGCGACGGACGCGCCACCACCGCCGCCGATGTCGAACTGGCGCTCGCAGATTCAGCCGCGCGAGGACGCACGCTCAACCCCGGCCAGGCAGCCTTGGTATCAGAGATGGCGACCTCCGGACGCCGTGTCGCACTGGCGCTGGCGCCAGCGGGAACCGGCAAGACCACGGCCATGGCGGCGTTGGCCCATGCGTGGCGCAGCTCGGGCGGACACGTGATCGGCTTGGCCCCCACCGCCGACGCGGCCATCGTGCTTGGAGAAGACCTGGGCGCCACCACCGACACGCTCGACAAGTACGTCTGGTCCGCCGATCCAAACAAGGCCGCGATATCCGGTGTGCCCGACTGGTTCACCCACGTAGGCCCCGTCACTCTCATCGTCGTTGACGAGGCCGGCAAGGCCGCCACCGCGGGCCTGGACGCCATGATTGCCGACGCGCTACGTAAAGGCGCGAGCGTGCGTCTGGTCGGTGACGACGGGCAGCTGTCGTCCATCTCCGCCGGCGGTGTTCTGCGTGACATCGCCGAAGCCACCGACGCGCTCACCTTAAGCGAAGTCGTGCGATTCAAGTCCCCCGCCGAAGCCGCCGCCGGGCTCGCGCTGCACGACGCCGACCCGGCCGGCATCGGCTTCTACATCGACCACCATCGCATCCATGTCGGCACCGACGAGACTGCCGCCGACATGGCCTATCAGGCATGGCGGGCCGACCTCGCGGCGGGCGGGGACTCCATCCTGCTCGCCCCGACCAACGACGTCATCAACGAACTCAACGCCCGCGCCCGCGCCGACCGCTTGGCCGCCGATCCCGAGGCTGCCGACTCGGCCAGCGTGATGCTGGCCGATCACCTGCACGCCAACGTCGGAGACACCATCCGCACCCGCAAAAACAACCGCCGGATCACCATCGGGCGCAACGATTTCGTGCGCAACGGTTACCGCTACACCATCACCGAAGTTCTCACCGATGGCAGCGTAAAAGCACGCCACCTACGCAGCGGACGCATCGTCACGCTGCCCGCCGACTACATCGCCGAACACGTCACGCTGGGCTACGCCGCCACCATTGACTCCGCCCAAGGCCTGACCGCAGGACGGCGCGACACCAAGGGCACCTGCCACATCGTCGGCTCCGACATGCTGACCCGCCAGCACCTCTACGTCGCGATGACGCGCGCCACCGACGAAAACCACCTGTACCTGTCCACTGCCGAAGGCGATCCGCACCGACTGCTCTCCCCCAAGGCAACCCACCCTGACACCGCCGTCGACGTCCTGACCCGCACCCTGGCCCGCGACGGCGCACAGGTGTCGGCCACCACCGAAGCCCGCCGCGCCGAGGACCCGGCGACCCGACTGCAGGCTGCGGCCGACATGTTCTACGACGCCTTGGGTGTCGCGGCCGAAAATCAACTGGGCGCCGGTGCTCGGGACCGGTTGGATGCCATCGCCGACGACGTGATCCCCCGGCTCAGCCAGCGCGAAGCCTGGCCGGTGCTACGGCGCAACCTCTCCGTCCTGGCCATCGGTGGCGCCGATCCTCGCCAACTGCTGACCGACGCGTTGGCCAAAGGCAGCGTCGACGACGCCGCTGACCCCGCCGCGGTTCTCGATCACCGCATCGACCCCGCCGGTACACATTCCGCCGGCATCGGGGTGCTGCGCTGGCTTCCCGGCATCCCGCCCGCGCTGGCCAATGACCCGCATTGGGGCGCGTACCTGACCCGCCGTGAACAGCTGGTCGAGGGGTTGGCCGACCAGATCCGCGACCGCGCACGGGCCTGGACCAACGCGACCGCCCCCGCCTGGGCACGCCCCTTGATCACCGTCAATCCGGCACTGACCGCTGAAATCGCCGTCTTCCGCGCCGCCACGGGCGTCGAGGACACCGACACCCGCCTCACCGGTGCGCGCCAATACCCCGTGCGGACCCGCGACATGCAGGCCACCCTGCAGCGCTACGCCGCCGCCGACATCGGCCGCCGCAGTGCAGACACCACCCGCTGGAACGACCTCATCGACGCCATCGACCCCCGCCTACGCGCCGATGCCTACTGGCCACAACTGGCCGCCCAGCTCGCCCAGGCCACCCGCACCACCCCCGACCTACGCCAGATCATCACCACCGCCGCCCGCCAGGGACCACTGCCCGACGAGCTGCCCGCCGCCGCGCTGTGGTGGCGCATCGCGGGAGCCCTGTCCCCGACCGCGACCCTGGCCACCACGCACTCGCGGCTACGCCCACCGTGGGTCACAGATATCGATGTCGTATTCGGAACGGCGCTGGCTGAAACCATCACCTCAGATCCGGCCTGGCCCGGCCTCGTCGCCGCCATCAGCGCCGCCGACCCGAACACCTGGACCCCACGCGACCTGCTCCATGTCGCTGCCGAACACCTCGCCGACGCCACCGACGCCGACCACCGGATCCCGCCGGGCGACTACGCCCGCCTGATCACCTACACCGTCGACGCCTTCACCCACCGGCTGCAAGCGCGTCTAGGCATCGACGTCGACGACCTACCCACGCCGCAGGACGCTCCGCTCCACCCCGACGAGGAAGCACTCTTTCCGCCCGACCCGGAAAGCCCCTTCGCCGAGGTCGACGAGGCCCCGCCCTTCGACGACTACTTCGACATCGCCCCGCCCGAGGACCTATCTGAATACGCGTCCGAGGAATTCGGAGACCTGCAATTCGAAGACCTCACAGCAAACCGCCCCATACCGGAATTGGGCATCACCATGGAATGGATTACCACCCTGCAAGAGGAATACCGCGACGTCAGCGCCGCCATCAAATCCCTCGACGCAGAAATTCGAGCAGGAAACGGCCCGGCTCTGCGCGGCGCAGCCGACGAGCTGTTAAGGATGCGCCGCCAGGTCGACGCCGACCGACCCTATGCCCACGCAGTGACCGCGGTGATGGAGCAGTGGTCCGACGCCGATGCCGTCTACAACGACAAACTGCGCATGGTCGAGCATGCCCGCACTCAGCTCGCACTCCTGCAGGCCAACCCCGACGCCGACGCGCTCGACATTGCCTCTGCCCGACAAGATGTCGCATTCTACACCGAGCTACTGCCGGACGAGCCGCCCTCGATGCAATTCCAGCAGGCCCTCGCCCAGGCGCAGGCCGCGCGCACCGCGGCCGCCGGCGGACACAAGATCGTCACCGAGCACGACATCGCCAAAGCGCGAGGCGACGCCGAGCGCGCGGACCTGGCCGCCCGCGCGCAGCTGCGCGACCGGCGGCAGGTGCTGCGCCGCGACCTCGAGCGCGCTGAGCGCGACGTCGCGACCGCCTTCGCCGCCGCCCAGACCGCGACCTCCGACACACTCGACCGCTTGCTCGAAACGGCGCGCTCGGAGGTGGCCCTACTCCAAGTCGCAAGCGACGTCGACCCCAGCCGCACGCCCCTCGTCATCCCCGCGGCGGCCTTGGCAGGCCACGAGCCGCACAACGCGGAGCGACTCAAAGCGCTTGCCGCACAGCCTTATCGGATCAGCGTCGTCCGGGCCGACATCACCGACGGCGAAACCGCGGCGTCGCTCTACACACTGCGCAACACCGCTAACGCTAACGACCGCAAGGTGCTGTGGCTCTCGACCACGGACACCGGAGCGGCACCCGCTCGCGACGCGGAGTTGGCCGACACCATCACCACGGTCAGCCACGCGCACCAGCACGTCAGCGGCCAGCAGTGGGCACTACCACCGGGAGCCATCGTCGTCGTCGATGACCCAGCCGCTGCAGACCCCCAGCAGCTCGCAGATATCGCCCGTCACGCCGCCGCGTCCAACGCTCGGGTCATCCTGCTCGACCCGGAAGCCAGCCGCGGCGCAGGCTCCTCAGCGCTGCGGCTGCTCACCCATGCGTTGCCGTGGAGCACCACCCTCACGACCGCGCCGTCCGCACCTGCCGACCCGCTGCTTGACCCGGTGCCGGCGGTCACGCTGGCCGACCGTCTCGGCCGCACCCAACTAGGCGACGAGTGGCGCCAGGTCCTCACCCAGTACGACAACGCCGCGCGCGCCGTTCGAGCGGCTCAGCGCCGTCAGATCGCATTGGGCTGGAACGTGCCGGCCAACACGATCGACGAGCGCGGACAGCAAGCTCTCGATCACGACGAGCGCGGGCAGGCCTTCCATCACGGCGAGCGCGGGCAGGCTCTCGATGACGACGACCTAAGCCTCTAAACCAGCTATCCCCGTGGACCGCTCAATCTTCGGGCAGCAGGTCGTCTGGAAGGAAGTAGGTCGGCGCGACCCCAAAAAGCACCGCCAGCTCGTAGACCAGAGGCACACTCGGTCTGGCCTCACCGTGCACGTAGCGGTACATGTGCGTCTGCGAAACCGCCAACTCAGGTGCCTGCTCATGCAGCAGCTGCTGCAACCGTCGTACTGTCAGCTTGCGCGTCCGGCCGGTCTCCAGACTGCGGACAGCCAGCCCGTCCATCAGCTCACGCAGTCGCGCCGCGAAGTAGAGCGTTGCCGGGTGAGGTGTCGGCTGCCCGCCTGCATCGGTGCCGTTCTCCTCGGCCGGAACTAAGGCGCCCAGCGCCCCCGCGCTCTTTTCGCGGACCGCTGTCCCACGATGGCTGCTCATCTGGCGTCACTCCTTCTTGCTGCTGTCATCCAACTTAGGGGCCAATCCGGCTCTGGTGGTGGACTGGCGCGCACGATCCCCGCGACGATGAACCGCATGAGCAAGCACCCCGAGCCGTACAGCCCCTACTGCGGACTTGTCGTCAACGACAACGAACAGTACGAAAAGGTTCAGGGCGCTCCACATCTGGCGATCAGCGCACCCACTCGAACCGGTAAGACACGGCGCCTGCTGGCCCCGGCCGCGGTGCTGCACCCCGGCCCGCTCGTCTCCGTCTCCAGTAAGGAGGACCTCGCCGAGCTGGTGTTGATGCGCCGCGGCCTGGGGCCCACCGGCGTCATCGACTTGCGGCCGGAAAAGACCCTCGTCTGGCCCGAGGGCGTGCGCTCCATGGTCAGTGACCCCACCATGTCCATCACGTCCGCCGATGAAGCGCTGACCGTCGCGGAAACCATGCTCGCGACCTCCGGTGTGGGGTTCGGCGGTGCGTCAAGCGGACAAACGGTAGCCGCCGGCGGACTGTGGGAGTCCACTGCCAGCCGCCCCTTGGCCTGCCTGCTCTATGCGGCCAGCCCGCAGGGCAACAGCCAGGGCATGCCCTGGGTGCTCGAAGCCGTCGAGAACCTCGGCATCGAGGACGACGAAGACGGCGGTGCCACCACACAGTTGTCGCTGCACGCCACTCCATCGTGGATGACCGCCGCCGCGCTGTGCCCGCACCCGATGCTGTCCGACCCAATGCAGCGCGTGCTGACCTTCAACAGCCGCATGCGGGACAGTGTGGCGATCACCGTGTCCAAAGCGGTGACGCCGTGGGTGCGTCTCGGGCTGAGCACCACCGAGCATCTAGACCGCCTTAGCGGTGTCGACGAACTCAGCATCGAATCGTTCGATGTCTCGATGCTGGATGACCCTGACGCGAGCTTGTTTGTCATCGCCCCCAACACCGGCACCGTTGCTGGCGCAGCCGTGGCACTTATCGACTCCATCATCCGACACTTCCGCAAGCGCACGGCCCAGCACCAGCTCGAACACCGGCTGCTGCTCCAACTCGACGAAGTGTGCAACTCCTGCCCGCTGCCGGCGCTGCTCAACTACGTCGGCGAGTCCGCCGGTTTGGGCGTCAACATCATGGCCACCGTGCAGGCCTCCAGCCACTTCGACGTTGTGTTTGGCCCGAAATACGCCGACGCGCTGCGCGACATCTTCCCGGGCACCGTGGTGATGTACGGCGCTCACGAACGCCATCTCCTCGAACAGGCTTCACACTGGCAGGGCTTGGGGACGCGGCGCACCGAGTCGTATGAGCCCAACGGCGGAAGTCGTTCGCAGTCCTCACAACTGGGCTCGATCATCGACTGGCAGGAGTTGCTCCCCCAGAGTCTCGAAGAGGCCCAGCTGCTGCTGCGCGGCACCGCCGGGCGGCGAGTCCAGATCCCCGACTGGAGTGTCTTCCTCGAAATCTACGACGGAGCGATTGAGACTCGCAGGCGGCGCCAGCGGACGTCAAAGGCGTCGGCATAGGTAACAGCACGGGTCGTGTTCAAGTGAGGATTCTGCCCAGTTGAACACCGCCGAGAGCACCGCTAAGAGTGCGAGGACCACCAGGCGTAGAGCCCTTCTAGGGTGGCCCCAGGCGTCTCGGCTCGAACAACACTGAGTAACAGCTCGTCGTCCTCGGTCCAGACCACGACAGGCTGGTTGGCCTGGAGCCCGCAGAAGACCGTGCCGCGCACCACCGTGGGACTGTCGTTGCGCCGCCATGGCCCCGGAGACTGAATGTTGGGCGGACAGATCCGGGGAGTAGACCGATTCACGGTGTCGGTGAAAGACGCTTCCAGAGCAGCGGCATCCCCGCTGAGCGTGTAGCTCGACGTGGTAGGGCCGCCAGGATCGGTGTTGGGGCCGCACGACATCGCCGCGGTCACGTCCGCGTCAGTCGGCGCAGGTGTACACCTGCCGGGCGGATAACCCGGCGGAAGCAGCTCAGCAAGCGCCGCCGCCGCGGCGGTCGCTGACGACGTGGCCGGGGTCGACGTCGCCGGGGCCGCCGCCTCCGGCGCATCCGATCCCGTCCAGCGCGAAATCAGAATCGTCCACAGCACGGCGGCGATCGTGACTACCACGGCGACGATCGACCACAGGATGACCAGCGGACGCTGCACGCGAGGCTTGCGTGGCGTAGGCGTCACCCGTATTGCCTCGTCGAAGCTTCTCGCCAGTTCAGGTCTGTTGGGCTGCAATCGATTCGATGGAGAGGCGGGCCGGGCCGCCGGCAGCACGGGGCGCTCGGTGAGCGAGCCCGCGGCCGCCGCCGCGGCCGCGGCGAACTCGCGTGCCGAGTTGAAACGGTCGGCCGGATTCTTGGCCAGCGCCCTGGCCATGACCACATCCATTTGGCGGGTCGCCTCTGGCAGATGATCGGAGATCCGGGGCGGGGGCTGGTGCAGGTGCGCGAGCGCCAGGGCGGTTGTTCCCTCAGCGTTGTAAAACGGCTGCTTGCCGGTCAGCAGACGGAACAGCGTGCAGGCCAGTGAGTAGATGTCAGCTCGGCCGTCGATCGCGTCGCCGGTGATGACCTCAGGAGCGGCATAGGCCAGTGTCACCGCCAGCGTTGAGTCGTCGCTGCCATCGTCTGGGCCACCTGCTGCCCTCGCCACCCCGAAATCACTGAGCAGCACCTGCTCATCGTCCGGCGACCCGTGAGCGAGCAGTACGTTCCCCGGTTTGACGTCGTGATGAACCACGTTGCGCTGGTGGGCGTAGTCCAGTGCCTTGGCGACCTCGCCGGCGATGCGGACAGCGCGTGCAGCGGTCATGGTCCCGGCCTGCAGCGCAGCCTCCGCATCGGTGCCGGCGACGTACTGCATTGCGATCCACAGCTGGCCGTTCTCGGCTTCGCCGCGGTTATGGATCGACACGATGTTCGGGTGG includes:
- the traI gene encoding TrwC relaxase, translated to MVMTLHKLTAGDGYLYLVRQVAAADSTERGRSTLADYYSAKGESPGRWMGRGLAGLSDTGRCEVTPAVREEIWTVDEGSGVSEAQMRALYGEGLHPNAERIDSYVAGRSMGTQHAASRLGRKFLVRDGEPEFARRLAVAFRDHNAETGAHWNATIAPDIRAQIRTRVALELFGEEYGRPPADDRELSGFIARNTRARTTAVAGYDLTFSPVKSVSALWAIAPLPVAEQIEAAHDAAVADVLEWLQDQATFTRTGAGGVAQVDTEGLIAAAFTHRDSRAGDPDLHTHVAISNKVSHIDANGVRRWLALDGQPLHRVTVAASELYNTRLEAHMIATLGVPFVEQSRGRGKRPVREIDGMSAELMSRWSSRRAAIKARTAELSKQFQADHGREPTNTEIIALAQQATLESREAKHEPRSLAEQRDVWRTQAVEVLGRDGLHSMLAGVLAGPNRTRTAPVIDEEWVASRAGELVATVSEARSTWQRHHVRAEALRIARNHDVAHDVALIERLTDTALGEAFSVPHARVTDAELSEPVALRRRDGASVYSRHGVALYTSRDTLAAERRILDAVQRCDGRATTAADVELALADSAARGRTLNPGQAALVSEMATSGRRVALALAPAGTGKTTAMAALAHAWRSSGGHVIGLAPTADAAIVLGEDLGATTDTLDKYVWSADPNKAAISGVPDWFTHVGPVTLIVVDEAGKAATAGLDAMIADALRKGASVRLVGDDGQLSSISAGGVLRDIAEATDALTLSEVVRFKSPAEAAAGLALHDADPAGIGFYIDHHRIHVGTDETAADMAYQAWRADLAAGGDSILLAPTNDVINELNARARADRLAADPEAADSASVMLADHLHANVGDTIRTRKNNRRITIGRNDFVRNGYRYTITEVLTDGSVKARHLRSGRIVTLPADYIAEHVTLGYAATIDSAQGLTAGRRDTKGTCHIVGSDMLTRQHLYVAMTRATDENHLYLSTAEGDPHRLLSPKATHPDTAVDVLTRTLARDGAQVSATTEARRAEDPATRLQAAADMFYDALGVAAENQLGAGARDRLDAIADDVIPRLSQREAWPVLRRNLSVLAIGGADPRQLLTDALAKGSVDDAADPAAVLDHRIDPAGTHSAGIGVLRWLPGIPPALANDPHWGAYLTRREQLVEGLADQIRDRARAWTNATAPAWARPLITVNPALTAEIAVFRAATGVEDTDTRLTGARQYPVRTRDMQATLQRYAAADIGRRSADTTRWNDLIDAIDPRLRADAYWPQLAAQLAQATRTTPDLRQIITTAARQGPLPDELPAAALWWRIAGALSPTATLATTHSRLRPPWVTDIDVVFGTALAETITSDPAWPGLVAAISAADPNTWTPRDLLHVAAEHLADATDADHRIPPGDYARLITYTVDAFTHRLQARLGIDVDDLPTPQDAPLHPDEEALFPPDPESPFAEVDEAPPFDDYFDIAPPEDLSEYASEEFGDLQFEDLTANRPIPELGITMEWITTLQEEYRDVSAAIKSLDAEIRAGNGPALRGAADELLRMRRQVDADRPYAHAVTAVMEQWSDADAVYNDKLRMVEHARTQLALLQANPDADALDIASARQDVAFYTELLPDEPPSMQFQQALAQAQAARTAAAGGHKIVTEHDIAKARGDAERADLAARAQLRDRRQVLRRDLERAERDVATAFAAAQTATSDTLDRLLETARSEVALLQVASDVDPSRTPLVIPAAALAGHEPHNAERLKALAAQPYRISVVRADITDGETAASLYTLRNTANANDRKVLWLSTTDTGAAPARDAELADTITTVSHAHQHVSGQQWALPPGAIVVVDDPAAADPQQLADIARHAAASNARVILLDPEASRGAGSSALRLLTHALPWSTTLTTAPSAPADPLLDPVPAVTLADRLGRTQLGDEWRQVLTQYDNAARAVRAAQRRQIALGWNVPANTIDERGQQALDHDERGQAFHHGERGQALDDDDLSL
- a CDS encoding type IV secretory pathway, VirD4 component codes for the protein MNRMSKHPEPYSPYCGLVVNDNEQYEKVQGAPHLAISAPTRTGKTRRLLAPAAVLHPGPLVSVSSKEDLAELVLMRRGLGPTGVIDLRPEKTLVWPEGVRSMVSDPTMSITSADEALTVAETMLATSGVGFGGASSGQTVAAGGLWESTASRPLACLLYAASPQGNSQGMPWVLEAVENLGIEDDEDGGATTQLSLHATPSWMTAAALCPHPMLSDPMQRVLTFNSRMRDSVAITVSKAVTPWVRLGLSTTEHLDRLSGVDELSIESFDVSMLDDPDASLFVIAPNTGTVAGAAVALIDSIIRHFRKRTAQHQLEHRLLLQLDEVCNSCPLPALLNYVGESAGLGVNIMATVQASSHFDVVFGPKYADALRDIFPGTVVMYGAHERHLLEQASHWQGLGTRRTESYEPNGGSRSQSSQLGSIIDWQELLPQSLEEAQLLLRGTAGRRVQIPDWSVFLEIYDGAIETRRRRQRTSKASA
- the mmpL8_2 gene encoding RND superfamily drug exporter — protein: MTDGTADSPSQATRSGRRANGSPDPADTREYSERLAALARFTLRHKALVIGVWLGAAVVLALLFPQLETVVRQQSVDLIPRDAPSLQTVDRMSAAFGEEGSKTMVFVAMEDPNGLTPTARQRYGELVSRLQTEGDHVLLVQDLLADPITEAQAVSVDRKAWYLPVGVAGTLGDPTAAESVNAVRDIAAEVFTGSTTTVQVTGPPATFSDMIASAEHDLLLISIATAGVIALILLIVYRSVFTALLPLLVIGLSLAVGRGVLSALGEMGMPVSQFTVAFMTAILLGAGTDYTVFLISRYHEQRRAQVPADQAIIHATASIGRVILASAATVALAFLAMVFARLSVFAALGPACAIAVLFGFLATVTLLPPVLSLAAKRGIGEPKPDRTRRYWNSVAVAVVRRPVPLLIVSLVILLALSAAAATIKISYDDRKGQPDTTASNQGYHLLDRHFRKDVVISEFLVVENPTDMRTGKGLADLDEMASRVSQIPGVTKVSGVTRPTGERLDQAELAWQNGQIGDKMAGAVAEGNSRKDDLAKLTGGADQLADGLAQLDSTVRTALTPLAGILTQAQSAGTQVNQFRPLLQQLSATAPAVDQAIQSGPGLRPLANQAQNAITQLDPLVGALNTSPWCATTPQCAQIRDQVKILVTLRDSGFFTQIADLGDRYDPATNATVGGTLANVENAVASLDKAFGALGDPADLATNLRRLQDGIGQLASGAQALATGVRTLADSNIEMLSGMSQIATQLQNSSRAAADSDSSSGFYLPANAFENRQFTDVAEQFLSPDGKTARFMIESSHDPYSVEAMDLASRITDTANTARPNTSLADATVSVAGFPAVNSDIQRLLWADFAQLAIATIIIVGVILVLLLRALLAPLYLLGTVVLNYLASLGIGVVVFQWGLGHEIAWPVPLLAFIILVAVGADYNMLLVSRLREESGTNIRVGVLRTVANTGAVITSAGLIFAASMFGLMVGSVAIMIQAGLIIGFGLLLDTFLVRTLTVPAIATLLREASWWPTKATNPRRGQTNAGGMKDAPHVLVQER